The genomic segment AATGGACTGGAAGTTTGTTGGGATGATTTCAGTGATTGAAAAAATTCTGAGTTTACAGCTTCAAAAACCCCAAGGACATCACTATCATTGGAATTTTGATTTTGTAGTGATAACGAATTTCTAATAATCTGCTCCTTTTTCTATAATGAATTTCTTAAGTTAGTATTTTATAAAACTATATTCAATTAAAGTATATTATTGGCTAAAACATTTTGATTGCACCTGCATCAATTAACTATAAATATCCATCTAATATTGGAATTTTGTTATGCGGACATGGTAGTAGAGATCCCAAAGCAGTAAAAGAGTTTATAAATGTAGTAAATAAAATAAAATCTAGAATACCTGATATCCCAGTTGAATTCGGTTTTCTAGAATTTAATAGACCAATAATTAGTGAGGCCCTAGATCAGCTTAGGAGTTTGGGGGTTGAGAGAGTGATTGCTCTACCAGCTATGTTATTTGCTGCCGGGCATACTAAAAATGATATCCCTGCGGTTTTGAATAAATACTCCGCTGATAATGGACTTCTAATTCAATATGGCAGGGAGCTTGGATTGAATTCTTTGATGATTGGAGCAGCAGGAGCAAGAATCAAAGAAACAATTGATAGTAATCCAATATTTCCTCTTCATGAAACATTACTTGTCGTAGCAGGTAGGGGATCGTCCGATCCAGATGCTAATTCAAATGTGTGTAAGATTACAAGGATGCTTGTTGAGGGATTTGGTTTTGGATGGGGAGAAACTGTTTTTTCAGGAGTAACATTTCCCCTCGTTGATCCTGGCTTGAGACATGCTCTCAAATTAGGTTTTAAAAGAGTAATTCTCTTCCCTTATTTTCTTTTTT from the Prochlorococcus marinus str. NATL2A genome contains:
- a CDS encoding sirohydrochlorin chelatase produces the protein MIAPASINYKYPSNIGILLCGHGSRDPKAVKEFINVVNKIKSRIPDIPVEFGFLEFNRPIISEALDQLRSLGVERVIALPAMLFAAGHTKNDIPAVLNKYSADNGLLIQYGRELGLNSLMIGAAGARIKETIDSNPIFPLHETLLVVAGRGSSDPDANSNVCKITRMLVEGFGFGWGETVFSGVTFPLVDPGLRHALKLGFKRVILFPYFLFSGVLVSRVREHSMRVANDNPDVKFLNASYLSDQDLVIDTFMERIQEVFDGENFMNCALCKYRSNLLGFESEVGYEQISHHDHVEGCLDIRRENKEHNHAHEHFPYPHAKHPFGPVTLPSLNKSQI